The DNA region GCGATCCGATCGACGTACTCGGCGGCCATGGCCACCGGCCCGGTCACCGCGTCGAGCGTCTCGTTCACGCCGGCCACGATGGCGCGGTAGTCCCCCTGGTGGCGGGAGAGGTCGGCGCGCGCGGAGAGCCGGCCCCGCGGCGGCGGCGCTGGCCAGGCCCTTGGCGTCGGCGACCAGGGCCTCCACCGCGCCGGTCACGGCGTTCAGGCTGTCGCGGACGCCGTTGAAGTCCGCGCCGCGCGTCTCGACGATGCGCGCCGGCATCCTCCCGGCCGCGATCTGATCGAGCGTCGCGGCCACCTGGGCGAAGGTGGCGGTGACGTCGCGCGCCACCAGCGCCCCGACGGCCAGCACGGCGATTGCGATGAGCAGGATCGCCGCGGCCAGCGCCACCCCGGACACCACCGCCGCGCGCCTCGCCCGCGCCCCCTCCGCCGCCACCTGCGCGGCCTGGCTCGCCTTCAGGCGGTCGAGGAGCCCCATGGCGGCGTCGTAGCCGTCGCGGTGCAGCAGGAGGGCGCCCAGGATCCGGTGCTGCGCCCGCTCCACCTGCGGGTCCTCCACCGGCAGCCCCTCCGCGAGCAGCGCGTCGCGGCGCCGCTCCAGCTCGAGCACCCGCTTCACCGCGCCGGTCCAGTCGTCCAGCGGCGACTGCAGGGCCTGCCAGTGCGCGTCCTCCTCGGCCGACCTGGGCCGCGCGCCGTACTCGCTCCGCGCGCGGGCGACCGCCTCGAGCGATCGGTCCGCGTCCTGGCGGAGCGCGGCGCGGAAGTCGGCGTCGAACCGGCCGTTGGAGAGCGCGTGGATGGCGCGCGAGACGTCGGTCATCTCCGACTCGAGCGTCGCCACCGAGCTCAGGTTCGGCACGCTCACCCCGGTGAAGCCGGCGGAGATGCCCTCCAGCGTGCGGAGCGCCACGATGCTGCCCGCCAGCAGCGCGAGCAGGAGGGCGACCGAGACGGCGTAGGTGCCGACGATCTTCGTTCCGATCTTCATTCGAGCGAGCATGGGCCTCCCGGGGTTGCGGCGTCGGGAGGCGGCAGCAAGCGTCGGGCCAGCGAAGTCGCTCGCGATTTCCCGGCGTCGCGCGCGGGTTCGTCCTCACCCCGGGTGACGATCGGCGCCGCGGCCGTGCGCGCGGCCCGCGCCGGCGGCGTCAACGGCGTGACGCCCTGCCTTCCCCGAGGGCGAGCCCTGGCGCCGCGGGACCGTCCGTCCACCTCGCCCGAGCGCCGGCCCCGTGCGCGGCCGGGCCGCCCCCGTGCGCGGCGGGCCACCCGGCGCAGGAGGTTCCCCGGCGTGCGTGATTGCGCAGCCAGATTGCCGCACCGGCCCGTTGGATTGATCACGGATTGTGGCGTGGCCGGCAGCCGCATTGACCGGTGGGATTGCGGGGCGTCTCATCGCACTCCGACGTTCGCGGGTTCCGTAACGCAACCCAACGTAGGAGGGGGAGTCATGAGGAAGCTGATTGTCCTCGTCGCGATCGCGCTCGCGACGACGCTGTCCGCCTGTCAAGGCGACAAGGGTCCGGTGGGACCGCAGGGGCCGCAGGGAGACAAGGGGGACCAGGGCGACAAGGGTGACAAGGGGGATCCGGGCGAGCCTCCGCTCGCCACCACCGAGGCGTGCGCCGGTTGTCACGCCGGGTCGATCGGCTCGGTGCACGCGCTCGCGCCGACCGACGCCGTCCAGGTGACGCTGTCCACGGACGACCGCTACACGATCAGAGTGAACCCGGAGACCCACGCGGTGACCTTCCGCTTCAACGTGAAGGTCAACGGGGTGAACCGGATCGACTTCACGAACAAGGCGGCCGTCATGCGGTCGCACAACGAGGACGCGTTCTGGGTCTACGACCCGGCGATCAGCGCGGGCCGCCGCGTCAAGATCCCGTGCGGCACGGTCGCGAGCGCCACCTGCGATCCGAACGTGCAGTGGGCCGTGTCGAGCAACGGCAGCGGCAACTACACCATCACCGTCTCGGGCTTCGCCGCGGATCCGGCGCCCGGCACGACGTTCATGCTGAGCACCATGGGCCCGGACGAGATGACCGCGACGGTGGTGGCCACCCTCGGCGAGTCCACGCACGACTCGGTGAGCAACGAGGCGTGCATGAACTGCCACGGCAACCACATCTGGCGCGGCGCGGCCCACGACGTGACCAATCCGCAGGGCATCGGCCCGTGCGTCGTCTGCCACAACCGCGACGGCGCGGTCGAGACGCGCCTCACCGGCTACGTCGCCGCGAACGCGAGCGTCACGCCGCCGATCGTCGGCGTCGATCCCGCCGAAGGGACCCGCGGCACCGGCCTCATGGGCATCGTCCACGGCATCCACAACTCGAAGAACATGCCCGACGGCGTGTACCACTGGCTCTGGACGAACGGGACCAGCTACCACGACTTCTCGAACGGCTTCCCGGGCAACATGAACAACTGCGCCACCTGCCACCAGGGTGACCGGTTGGCCGCGGCCGCGAACGCCCCGGTCTCCTTCGCGCTGTGCGTCTCCTGCCACGACGACCTGGGCGCGTTCCCTGCCGCGCCGAGCTCCGGCGCATACAACCACGCCGCCTTCACGCCGTTCTCCTCCTGCAGCCCGTGCCATGACGGCCAGACCGCCGCGATGTTCCACGACGGCCAGGTCACCGAGCGCGCCGGCCTGATCTGGGACGGCGCCGACCAGTCGATCGTGCTCGCCTCGACGATCAAGCTGGCGATCACCGACGTCGTCGCGGACGCCTCCGGCATGACGGTCACCTGGACCGCCACCGACCCGACCAACGCGGGCGCGGCGTGGGATCCGTGCAACGACGACTACGCGGCCGGCCCGGTGTTCTTCCGGACGCCGGCGGACCTGGCCACCGAGGGCTGCACCAACACGGCCGCCGGCTGCGGCAACACGATGAGCATCCTCCGCTCGTACGCCCAGGCGGACGACTGGGTGAACGACGGCCTCACCGGCGCGTCCACCACCATCCTGCCCGGCCAGCCGAACGGCTCCACCACGCTCAGCACCACCAACACGACCTGCGACGCGAACCACGTCGCGACGACGGTGGTCCCGCTCCAGAACACCACCGCCACCCGCGGCATCGTCGCCCTGCAGGGCAAGCCGCAGGTCCGGTTCGACAACGGCAACGTCGTGTGGGTCCGCGCGACCACCCCGACCCGCGAGTTCATGGTCGCGGACGGCGCGCTGCCCGACACCGCCCGCCGCCAGATCGTCTCGGTGGCCAAGTGCAACGCGTGCCACCTCGGCACGCTGTACCAGCACGGCGGCAGCCGCGTGGACAGCATCGAGCTGTGCGTGATGTGCCACAACCCGGCGTCGAGCGAGCAGAACCGCCGCGTGGACATCGGCATCAACGCCGCGAACGCGTACGACGGCCTGGCCGGCCAGACGTACGACCTCCGCACGATGGTGCACGCGATCCACTCGGCCGGCGAGACCGGCCGCGGCCTCGTGTACTACCGCACCAACGGCATCTACTTCTTCGGGTCCGCCGAGGCGCTGGGCGAGCTCCCGAGCTGGCCGACCGGTGACGCGTGCGTGAGCTGCGTGGACGAGGAGGACGGGCCGCTCAGCTACTGCAAGGTGTACGGCTCGGCCGCCACCGGCAAGGACTACTCGACCGTGGCGAACACCGACGGCAGCTGCAAGGCGCAGGCGGAGCTGCTCGACAGCACCGACGGGACCTGGCGTCCGCACCGCTTCGTCGAGGTGGAGTACCCGCGCGCGCTGAACGACTGCGGCGCCTGCCACATCGACACGGACTACGGCACCACCGCGAACGTGCTGCCGGATCCGAAGCAGGTGGTCGGGGTGACCTACGACGCCGGCGTGGCGCCGTGGAACGACCTGGCCGACGACCAGCTCCTCGGGCCGTCCACCGCGTCGTGCATGAGCTGCCACCAGTCCGGTGACGCGCTCAGGCAGTTCCAGCTGCGCAAGCACGCGTACGACAACGGCTGGGCGCCGTCGGTGTTCGAGAACGGCCGCCAGACGCTGATCGACGCGGTGCCGTAGCACCGCTGCGAGGCGGCGGGGAGCGATCCTCCCTGCTGCTCCCAAGGGGCGGAGGCGCCATCCGGCGCCTCCGCCCCGCTCGTCTGATCGCCGCGGAGGCGTCATCCGGCGCCTCCGCCCCGCGCGCCTCGGCCGGAGAGCTCCCTCGCCGCCTCGCCCAGCCGCTCGACCGCGGCCTCGAGCTGCGCGTCGTCGAGATACGGCGCCGGCCCGAGCCGCAGGTGACGCCCGCGGCTGTCGGCGAGCACGCCCCGCGCCGCGAGGGCGCGCTGCAGGGCCGCCGCGTGGGGCGAGTCGAGCGCCAGGAATCCGCCGAGCCGGTCGAGCGAGGTGCCGCGGTCGCGCGTCACCACCGCCTCGTCCAGCCCGAGCGCGTCGAAGCGGGCGGCGAGCAGGTCGAGCTGCCGCCGGTAGCTCGCCCGGAGCGCCTCCGGGGTCAGCCCCTGCTCGCCGAAGAAGTCCATGACGCGCGCGGCGCGGTAATGGCTGGTCGGATCGTAGGTCGAGCCGGCGAAGGCCGCGGCCCCTCGGCCGTACGGGACGAGCCCCGGGCGCGCGGCGTCCGCCAGGGCGTCGAACTCGGCGTACCACCCGGTGACCGCCGGCCGCAGCGCGCGCGCGTGCGGCGGCAGCCGCAGGAAGCAGTTCCCCTCCCCGAGCTGCAGGTACTTGTAGCCGCCGCCGACGATCCAGGCGGACCCGAGCCCGGTGGCCGGCAGCGGGAACGGGAGCGCGCCGAGCGCGTGGTAGGCGTCCACCAGCAGCTCGACGCCGGCGCGCGCGCACGCGCCCGCGAGCGCCCCGAGGCCGGGCACGATCCGGGCGTCCTCGTACAGCACCGCCGAGACCAGCACCGCGGCGGTCCCGTCGCCGGCGCGCGCGGCGAGGCGCTCGGCGAGCGTGTCCACCGGCCGCGCGGGGAGCACCTCCACCTCGAGCCAGTCCTCGCCGAGCCGGGCGAGCTGCCGGCGCAGCGTGTGGAACTCGCCGTCGGTCGTGACCAGCCGCCGGCGCCGCCGCAGGTCGAGCGCCGAGAGGAACCGCAGGACGAGCTCGTGCGTGCTCCCGCCCAGCGCGACCTCGCCGCCGGGATCGGCGAGCAGCGCCCGGAACCCCTCCCGCACGCGCTCGGCCTTCGCGAGCGCCCGCCCCCACTTCTCGTCCACCTCGCGCGCGGCGTCGTCGAACGCCTCGAGCTGTCCCTCCCGCGCGACGTCCGGCCAGGCCTGGTGCGAGTGGCCGGTGAGCAGCAGCCGCTCCGCCACCCGGAACCGCGCGTAGTGGCGCGCGAGCGGGTTCACAGCGCGCCCCGCACCGCCCAGAGGTCCGGGAACGCGGGGGTGAACAGCGTCGAGCGCAGGTACCGTGCGCCCGCCGACCCGCCGGTGCCCGGCTTGTCGCCGATGGTCCGCTCGACCATCTTCACGTGCCGGTAGCGCCACTCCTGGACGCCCTCGTCGAGATCCACGAAGCGCTCGCACACCAGGGCCGCCTCGCCGTCGGCGCGGTAGACCTCGAGCAGGACGCGCTGCACCGCCTCCGACGGCTGGCGCCAGCCCGCCGGGCGAGGCTCCGGGACGACCGGCGTCTCGAACCCCTGCGTGGCGAGGTAGCGCAGGAGGGAGTCGAACAGCGAGGGCGCCGCCATCGCCGCGGCGATCCGCGCGTACCCCGGGCCGTCGGGCGGGTACGGCGCGAGCATCCGGTCGTCGCGGCGTCCGAGCATCGCCTCCAGCACCCGGAACTGCGCCGACTGGAACCCGCTCGCCGCCTCCAGGCGGCTGCGGAACGCGGTGAACTGGCGCGGCGTCATGGTCTCGATGACGTCCACCTGCGCCACCACGGTCTTCAGGATGGTGAGGACGCGCTTCAGCGTCGCGAGCGCGTGGCCGCCCTCGCCGCGGTGCAGCCGCTCCTGCAGCCAGGTCAGCTCGTGGACGACCTGCTTGAACCAGAGCTCGTAGACCTGGTGCACCACGATGAAGAGCAGCTCGTCGTGCTCCTCGGAGCGCGGCCGCTGCGCCGCGAGGAGCTCGTCGAGCGCGAGGTAGGAGCCGTAGGTCAGCGCCGCAGAGTGGGCCGAGGGGTCGGTCATCGCGTCCTCCGGCGGGGATGCCTAACACGGGCCGGCTCGGGCCGCCCCGGCGCGCTCCCTCGGTGACGCAGCGCCTCGCGCGGGTGGGACGCCCGCCCCGCGCGCCCCGCCGGCCGATCGTGAAGCTTTCCTGAACGGCCCATGCGCGTTCCGCGCGTTTCGCGGTGCCGCGCCCGCGCGTAGCTTCCCCCCGCACCCCGGCTCCAGGCGGAGCCGGGAGAAGCCCCGGAGGAAGAGACCCATGTTCCACGCCAAGGCCTACGCCGCCACCAGCCCGACGTCCCCGCTCGCCGCCACCACCATCCCGCGCCGCGACCCCACGCCGCGCGACGTCCAGATCGAGATCCTCTACTGCGGCATCTGCCACTCGGACCTGCACACCGTGCGCGACGAGTGGAGCAGCCTCGCGTCCACCGTCTACCCGTGCGTCCCCGGCCACGAGATCGTCGGCCGGGTCACGCGGGTCGGCGCCGAGGTCACGCGGTTCACCGCCGGCGACCTCGTCGGC from Anaeromyxobacter dehalogenans 2CP-C includes:
- a CDS encoding multiheme c-type cytochrome is translated as MRKLIVLVAIALATTLSACQGDKGPVGPQGPQGDKGDQGDKGDKGDPGEPPLATTEACAGCHAGSIGSVHALAPTDAVQVTLSTDDRYTIRVNPETHAVTFRFNVKVNGVNRIDFTNKAAVMRSHNEDAFWVYDPAISAGRRVKIPCGTVASATCDPNVQWAVSSNGSGNYTITVSGFAADPAPGTTFMLSTMGPDEMTATVVATLGESTHDSVSNEACMNCHGNHIWRGAAHDVTNPQGIGPCVVCHNRDGAVETRLTGYVAANASVTPPIVGVDPAEGTRGTGLMGIVHGIHNSKNMPDGVYHWLWTNGTSYHDFSNGFPGNMNNCATCHQGDRLAAAANAPVSFALCVSCHDDLGAFPAAPSSGAYNHAAFTPFSSCSPCHDGQTAAMFHDGQVTERAGLIWDGADQSIVLASTIKLAITDVVADASGMTVTWTATDPTNAGAAWDPCNDDYAAGPVFFRTPADLATEGCTNTAAGCGNTMSILRSYAQADDWVNDGLTGASTTILPGQPNGSTTLSTTNTTCDANHVATTVVPLQNTTATRGIVALQGKPQVRFDNGNVVWVRATTPTREFMVADGALPDTARRQIVSVAKCNACHLGTLYQHGGSRVDSIELCVMCHNPASSEQNRRVDIGINAANAYDGLAGQTYDLRTMVHAIHSAGETGRGLVYYRTNGIYFFGSAEALGELPSWPTGDACVSCVDEEDGPLSYCKVYGSAATGKDYSTVANTDGSCKAQAELLDSTDGTWRPHRFVEVEYPRALNDCGACHIDTDYGTTANVLPDPKQVVGVTYDAGVAPWNDLADDQLLGPSTASCMSCHQSGDALRQFQLRKHAYDNGWAPSVFENGRQTLIDAVP
- a CDS encoding kynureninase; amino-acid sequence: MNPLARHYARFRVAERLLLTGHSHQAWPDVAREGQLEAFDDAAREVDEKWGRALAKAERVREGFRALLADPGGEVALGGSTHELVLRFLSALDLRRRRRLVTTDGEFHTLRRQLARLGEDWLEVEVLPARPVDTLAERLAARAGDGTAAVLVSAVLYEDARIVPGLGALAGACARAGVELLVDAYHALGALPFPLPATGLGSAWIVGGGYKYLQLGEGNCFLRLPPHARALRPAVTGWYAEFDALADAARPGLVPYGRGAAAFAGSTYDPTSHYRAARVMDFFGEQGLTPEALRASYRRQLDLLAARFDALGLDEAVVTRDRGTSLDRLGGFLALDSPHAAALQRALAARGVLADSRGRHLRLGPAPYLDDAQLEAAVERLGEAARELSGRGARGGGAG
- a CDS encoding tryptophan 2,3-dioxygenase; the protein is MTDPSAHSAALTYGSYLALDELLAAQRPRSEEHDELLFIVVHQVYELWFKQVVHELTWLQERLHRGEGGHALATLKRVLTILKTVVAQVDVIETMTPRQFTAFRSRLEAASGFQSAQFRVLEAMLGRRDDRMLAPYPPDGPGYARIAAAMAAPSLFDSLLRYLATQGFETPVVPEPRPAGWRQPSEAVQRVLLEVYRADGEAALVCERFVDLDEGVQEWRYRHVKMVERTIGDKPGTGGSAGARYLRSTLFTPAFPDLWAVRGAL